The Aquificaceae bacterium region TGGAGTTTGACGGCGAAGCAATAAAAAGCCTTTCTATAGAGCAAAGACTAACCATAGCAAATATGGCAATAGAGGCGGGTGGCAAAAGCGGAATTATAGCACCCGATGAAAAGACTATAGAATATGTCTCTCAAAGAGCTAAAAAGCCATGGAAGATATACCAAAGCGACCCAGATGCACAGTATGAGGTGGTTTACGAGTGGGATGCGAGCAGAATAGAACCTCTTGTGGCTTGGCCATACCTACCTTCTAACGTGCATCCTGTGTCTGAGTCCACGCATATAACCATAGACCAAGCCTTCATAGGCTCTTGCACCAATGGAAGGATAGAGGACCTAAGGATTGCGGCAAAGATACTAAAAGGTAAAAAAGTCCATCCCTATGTAAGATGCATCGTTATTCCTGCCTCAAAGCAGGTCTACATGCAGGCTCTAAAGGAAGGATTAATAGACATATTCTTGTCTGCGGGGTGTTCTGTTTCTGTCTCCACATGCGGTCCTTGTCTTGGTGGTCATATGGGCATACTGGCGGAAGGTGAGCGTTGCATATCCACATCTAACCGAAACTTCCCCGGTAGAATGGGACATCCAAAGAGCGAAGTCTATCTGGCAAACCCTGCGGTAGTAGCTGCAAGTGCGGTGCTCGGTAGGATTGCTCATCCAGAGGAGGTGGTCAGAAAAGAAGAGCTTGAAGAGGTTCTTGCTTGAAGCAAACCTCCATAGGCTTGCCTA contains the following coding sequences:
- the leuC gene encoding 3-isopropylmalate dehydratase large subunit, with product MGMTITEKILADHAGKKEVHPGELITVKVDLVMANDVTAPLAIKILEKYGIQKVFDPEKIALVLSHFVPAKDIKSAEQAKLVRDFARKHNIKWFFQEGEGIEHTILPEQGIVVPGDLVVGADSHTCTYGGIGAFATGMGSTDIAYAMATGETWLKVPPTMKFIFYGKLQPWVSGKDLILYTIGQIGVDGALYKAMEFDGEAIKSLSIEQRLTIANMAIEAGGKSGIIAPDEKTIEYVSQRAKKPWKIYQSDPDAQYEVVYEWDASRIEPLVAWPYLPSNVHPVSESTHITIDQAFIGSCTNGRIEDLRIAAKILKGKKVHPYVRCIVIPASKQVYMQALKEGLIDIFLSAGCSVSVSTCGPCLGGHMGILAEGERCISTSNRNFPGRMGHPKSEVYLANPAVVAASAVLGRIAHPEEVVRKEELEEVLA